From Papaver somniferum cultivar HN1 unplaced genomic scaffold, ASM357369v1 unplaced-scaffold_29, whole genome shotgun sequence, a single genomic window includes:
- the LOC113341435 gene encoding uncharacterized protein LOC113341435, with translation MHLYLKSTSTNPGRFERVAEAFNEGSKARMCAESSGSEHSAVNETSSDDDLSDLVHLYLESADDDEVADDQEQTHEKIVEVEKKTGSINKDFEGSKTNSETKDMLKSLLSGSGEGFEVITKIRDETELAFNVIGMSSSENGFKRQLMARLRQKGFNAGLCKSRWEKTDRFPAGTFEYVDVIVSGNRYIVEVYLAGEFTIARPTNHYTSILEAFPQIFVGKPDQLKQVVKIMCRASKQSLKKNDMHIPPWRSNGYMQAKWFSLYKRTINAVTEMVGTDSRSGKRSVGFDTTPTPMKVYYCREELERRRDVEMGKKVGKLGQLFV, from the exons ATGCATTTATATTTGAAATCAACATCAACAAATCCAGGAAGATTTGAGAGAGTAGCAGAAGCGTTTAATGAAGGATCTAAGGCAAGAATGTGTGCTGAGAGTAGTGGAAGTGAACATTCAGCAGTAAACGAAACTTCATCTGACGATGATCTTTCTGACTTAGTCCATTTGTATTTAGAGAGcgcagatgatgatgaagttgctGATGATCAAGAACAAACTCATGAGAAGATAGTTGAAGTTGAAAAGAAGACAGGATCCATTAATAAGGATTTTGAGGGTTCTAAAACTAATTCTGAAACTAAAGATATGTTAAAAAGCTTGTTATCAGGATCTGGAGAAGGTTTTGAAGTTATAACTAAAATTCGCGATGAAACTGAATTAGCTTTTAATGTTATTGGAATGAGTTCTTCTGAAAATGGATTTAAAAGACAATTAATGGCACGATTACGTCAAAAAGGTTTCAATGCAG GTCTTTGCAAATCAAGATGGGAAAAAACGGATCGATTTCCAGCTGGGACATTTGAGTATGTAGATGTAATCGTCTCAGGAAATCGTTACATTGTGGAAGTATATCTCGCCGGAGAATTCACCATTGCTAGACCAACTAATCATTACACATCTATACTCGAAgcatttcctcaaatttttgtgGGCAAACCTGATCAACTAAAACAAGTAGTCAAAATAATGTGCCGGGCAAGTAAACAATCTTTAAAGAAAAATGATATGCATATTCCTCCGTGGAGAAGTAATGGGTATATGCAAGCGAAATGGTTTAGTTTGTATAAGAGAACAATCAATGCGGTAACAGAAATGGTTGGGACAGATTCCCGTAGTGGCAAACGATCTGTTGGATTTGATACAACTCCAACACCTATGAAGGTTTATTACTGTAGAGAGGAGTTGGAGCGGAGAAGGGATGTGGAAATGGGTAAAAAGGTAGGGAAATTAGGTCAGTTATTTGTATAA
- the LOC113341473 gene encoding uncharacterized protein LOC113341473 — protein MNKLKGLNSTPRLPSIAENFNRSTLLHNGMGRDSPECVIYDSTRPWKFQVKDKDLGLEDNTSRLFKVFNEKVKNGRSTIMSSDMTLKEARRTCTGYAPCSHDFPGKVRYQHSGEPTAWDQRS, from the exons ATGAACAAGCTCAAGGGTCTCAATTCTACTCCACGTCTGCCATCAATAGCAGAAAACTTCAATCGCAGTACCTTACTCCACAACGGCATGGGAAGGGACAGTCCAGAATGTGTCATTTATGATTCAACACGCCCAT GGAAATTTCAAGTAAAAGACAAGGACTTGGGATTGGAAGATAATACGAGTAGACTCTTTAAGGTGTTTAATGAGAAAGTAAAGAATGGTCGCAGCACTATTATGTCGTCCGACATGACGCTTAAAGAGGCTAGACGTACGTGCACAGGATACGCACCCTGTAGCCACGATTTCCCTGGGAAAGTGAG ATATCAGCACAGTGGAGAACCCACGGCTTGGGATCAAAGAAGTTAA
- the LOC113341434 gene encoding uncharacterized protein LOC113341434, with amino-acid sequence MVGVKVVRLVVDKYKMGTGHKIIILKNDKTLFTAKCQEDGCGWRIHFGHVNGDISRLVLKGFLGGTLLVVGFLYKLHILAWLKSPTVTTKLVKHLIADNIQGDPSLKSKQIMSLFKKTYGSNIKYHQAHRGKEAVFEEQFGDDEKTYSDLTWYVKAIEKTNLDTFFNFEVDHATQRFHRIFICFGACKHNYMYLRPMIYLDATFLTGRYRGALMDATCINGNNSFYPFAFALVSAENKKNWFWFMENLKQVIDGRQIVFLSDRGEGLLQGLPKVFPNSYHNYFFYLIKCNIHVGSGDANANVVIGLFYKDAYSYTTTNFEEALRGMHALGCGHVSNYLRTIPKEKWENSFFFLWRVNGFPCAHACAAIQATREDIYSFVAPYFTTEWYNGTYQEIILPIPNYDKPQAYDPSDRVIVPIPVPPPGRRRTQRIKNSWEKQKRPMMCTKCFTLSHHNKATCPML; translated from the exons ATGGTTGGTGTTAAAGTTGTTAGGCTTGTTGTAGATAAGTACAAGATGGGTACTGGTCACAAGATTATTATTCTTAAAAATGACAAGACTCTTTTTACTGCAAAGTGCCAAGAAGATGGTtgtggttggaggattcactttgggcATGTGAATGGTGACATTTCTCGGTTAGTGCTGAAAG GCTTTTTAGGTGGCACATTACTTGTTGTAGGCTTTTTATATAAATTACATATTCTTGCTTG gttgaagagtcctACGGTGACAACTAAGTTAGTCAAGCATTTGATCGCTGACAATATACAGGGTGATCCTAGTTTAAAATCCAAACAGATCATGTCTCtttttaagaagacttatgggtccAATATCAAGTATCACCAAGCCCATAGAGGGAAAGAAGCCGTATTTGAAGAACAGTTTGGTGATGACGAAAAAACCTATAGCGATTTAACTTGGTATGTCAAAgccattgagaaaactaatcttGATACCTTTTTTAATTTTGAAGTTGATCATGCAACCCAAAGATTTCATAGGATCTTCATTTGTTTCGGTGCTTGCAAGCATAACTATATGTATCTCAggcccatgatttacttggacgctactttccttactggtagataCAGGGGTGCTTTGATGGATGCAACATGTATCAATGGAAACAATAGTTTTTACCCATTTGCATTTGCTCTTGTTTCtgctgaaaacaaaaaaaattggttttggtttATGGAGAATCTTAAACAAGTTATCGATGGTCGTCagattgttttccttagtgaCCGTGGAGAAGGACTTTTGCAGGGCCTTCCAAAAGTATTTCCTAATTCTTATCACAACTATTTCTTTTACCTCATCAAGTGCAATATCCATGTTGGATCAGGTGATGCGAATGCGAATGTCGTTATTGGTTTGTTTTACAAAGATGCTTACTCTTACACAACAACTaactttgaagaagctttgcGGGGCATGCATGCACTTGGATGTGGACATGTTTCTAATTATCTTAGGACTATTCCAAAGGAGAAATgggaaaattcattttttttcct GTGGCGAGTTAATGGTTTTCCTTGTGCACATGCTTGTGCTGCCATTCAAGCTACAAGGGAGGACATCTATTCATTTGTTGCTCCATACTTCACCACTGAATGGTACAATGGGACATACCAGGAGATCATCTTGCCAATCCCAAATTATGACAAGCCGCAGGcttatgatcctagtgatagggttATTGTTCCTATTCCAGTTCCTCCACCTGGTAGACGAAGAACACAGCGTATCAAGAATTCTTGGGAGAAACAAAAGAGGcctatgatgtgcacaaagtgcttcacCCTTTCTCACCACAACAAAGCTACATGCCCCATGCTTTGA